The Zonotrichia albicollis isolate bZonAlb1 chromosome 9, bZonAlb1.hap1, whole genome shotgun sequence genome has a window encoding:
- the LOC113459002 gene encoding uncharacterized protein LOC113459002, translating into MGVRRPRQDRSSPPTSSEGAGGLLDLCQALPQLAQPPWIPLPLAAPQPRGRASFLTCALTATATASCAESAASPEGEDGHGGTPDSRHARRDEPAHLPGRGATIDAGDVRDAAGISPGAAGTGHGLRPHTRADLLRLRRCAGVRVPGLPPGCSCSPGYSSPSSCTPPRASPSSCRPRRTHQRARAGGLAVSRRPPPRSCCARRARPCSCRTLGPCSCTPRTAPRARRAPGLPPAAASSAPRARRRARAAPRSRGRRGSAPGLGLPRAGTGPGRSPHSCRLVRSPSGTQCHRPGPPPPLGSPPPATSSWPRGSAPSPASCTPRVKPPCSCTPGATPPPSGTAGLNPPPSGTPGAPLAPCPRMVHAVRAPPRPRTLGKPPRAAPLELRLRHPFLPSCPPASSCRRRREPGRPPTRPRPCS; encoded by the exons ATGGGGGTCCGAAGGCCACGCCAGGATCGATCCTCTCCCCCCACCTCCTcggagggggctgggggtctCCTGGACCTCTGCCAGGCGCTGCCGCAGCTGGCACAACCACCCTGGAT acccctgcccctcgcGGCACCCCAACCACGGGGTCGCGCCTCGTTCCTTACCTGTGCGctcactgccactgccaccGCATCCTGCGCCGAGTCTGCAGCGTCACCGGAGGGCGAGGACGGGCACGGCGGCACTCCAGACAGCCGGCATGCCAGGCGAGACGAGCCCGCACACCTGCCGGGGCGGGGTGCGACGATCGACGCCGGGGACGTCCGGGACGCGGCTGGGAtcagccccggggcagcggGCACCGGGCACGGGCTGCGGCCTCACACCCGGGCGGACCTCCTGCGGCTCAGGCGGTGTGCCGGGGTCCGGGTGCCGGGGTTGCCGCCGGGGTGCTCCTGCTCCCCCGGGTACAGCTCGCCCTCCTCCTGCACTCCGCCCCgagcctctccctcctcctgccggccccgccgcaccCACCAGCGGGCGCGGGCCGGGGGGCTCGCCGTGTCCCGTCGCCCCCCGCCGCGCTCCTGCTGCGCCCGCCGGGccaggccctgctcctgccgGACCTTGGGGCCGTGCTCCTGCACGCCCCGCAccgcgccccgcgcccgccgcgccccggggctgccgcccgccgccgcctcctccgcGCCCCGTGCCCGCCGCCGCGCCCGCGCCGCCCCCCGCTCCCGGGGCCGCCGCGGCTCCGCGCCCGGCTTGGGGCTGCCGAGGGCGGGGACGGGCCCGGGCCGCTCGCCCCACTCCTGCAGGCTCGTCCGCTCGCCCAgcggcacccagtgccaccggCCCGGCCCCCCGCCGCCCCTCGGCTCCCCGCCGCCGGCCACCAGCTCCTGGCCGCGGGgcagcgcccccagccccgcctccTGCACGCCGCGAGTGAAGccgccctgctcctgcacccctggGGCCACCCCGCCGCCCTCCGGCACCGCCGGGCTCAACCCGCCGCCCTCCGGCACCCCCGGCGCCCCGCTCGCCCCCTGCCCCCGGATGGTGCACGCGGTGCGGGCCCCACCCCGGCCCCGCACGCTGGGGAAGCCCCCCCGCGCCGCGCCCCTGGAGCTCCGGCTCCGCcaccccttcctcccctcctgcccccccGCCTCctcctgccgccgccgccgggagcCCGGACGGCCCCCGACCCGCCCCCGGCCCTGCTCTTAA